Proteins from a genomic interval of uncultured Desulfuromusa sp.:
- a CDS encoding NADH-quinone oxidoreductase subunit D (Catalyzes the transfer of electrons from NADH to quinone), whose translation MAMDVEILEDPKHHRYVLNMGPQHPSTHGVLRVLLELEGEYAMELLPVLGYGHRCHEKIAEFKPAKSFMPNTARMDYLGALIYNHGFAQLLEKAAGIEVPERVEYIRVITSELNRIQSHLLWYGAYLLDLGAFTPIMYAFDDREHILDILEDVTGSRLTYCYFRVGGVSKDIDDKFVSSTRAFVDRLRSRFQMYEDLVNGNVILQNRLNGIGDLTPQTCARYGITGPLLRGTGVAYDIRRAEPYSIYSQFDFEIPTATKGDCMASFLVRFRELEQSLRIIEQALDKLPEGPIMAAKVPKKLNIPAGDYNSSVESPRGELSYYLVSDGSDVPYRLKVRTPSYSNLSVVPEMCQGMLLSDVVSAMGALDLVIPEIDR comes from the coding sequence ATGGCCATGGATGTAGAAATTCTGGAAGACCCCAAACATCACCGTTATGTTCTGAATATGGGGCCACAGCATCCAAGTACCCATGGGGTGTTGCGGGTGTTGCTGGAACTTGAAGGTGAGTATGCGATGGAACTGTTGCCGGTACTGGGCTACGGGCATCGCTGTCACGAAAAGATTGCTGAGTTTAAACCGGCTAAATCATTTATGCCGAATACGGCACGGATGGATTATCTGGGGGCGCTGATTTACAATCATGGATTTGCGCAACTGCTTGAAAAGGCAGCCGGAATTGAAGTTCCGGAGCGGGTTGAGTATATCCGCGTTATTACCTCGGAATTGAACCGGATTCAGAGTCATCTGCTTTGGTATGGGGCGTATCTGCTGGACTTGGGAGCATTTACCCCGATCATGTACGCGTTTGATGATCGTGAGCACATCCTGGATATCCTTGAAGATGTGACGGGTTCTCGCTTGACCTATTGTTATTTCAGGGTTGGCGGGGTAAGCAAGGACATTGATGACAAATTTGTGAGCAGTACCAGGGCCTTTGTCGATCGACTTCGCAGTCGCTTTCAGATGTATGAAGACTTGGTAAACGGCAATGTTATCCTTCAGAACCGTTTGAATGGTATTGGTGACCTGACTCCACAGACCTGTGCTCGTTATGGTATTACCGGGCCGCTGTTGCGCGGAACCGGTGTTGCTTACGATATCCGCCGGGCAGAGCCTTATTCAATTTATTCACAGTTCGATTTTGAAATTCCGACGGCAACCAAGGGTGACTGTATGGCCTCTTTCCTGGTGCGTTTCCGTGAGTTGGAGCAGAGCCTGAGGATTATCGAGCAGGCTTTGGACAAGCTTCCGGAAGGCCCGATTATGGCTGCCAAGGTTCCAAAGAAGCTGAATATTCCAGCTGGTGATTATAACAGTTCGGTTGAGTCACCACGTGGTGAGCTTTCGTACTATCTTGTGTCTGATGGATCGGATGTCCCATATCGTCTCAAGGTGAGAACTCCGTCATATTCTAATTTGAGTGTTGTCCCTGAGATGTGTCAGGGGATGCTGCTTTCGGATGTCGTATCGGCCATGGGGGCTCTTGATCTAGTTATCCCCGAGATTGACAGGTAG
- the nuoH gene encoding NADH-quinone oxidoreductase subunit NuoH, translated as MEIFNSLLPELIRMVVCAVCGAAIVFGNALVMGYAERKLAGHIMLRPGPMEVGFHGVYQLVVDGLKLMGKQLVIPKNADRPLFMLAPLLAFAPVFAPLLVIPFSDKLQGFDLDIGLLVILALASINLLAVLIGGWSSNNKYSLFGAFRAVSQNVAYEIPMLLSLLSIIFMTNTFSLKGVVAAQSPVWFIVVQPLAFLIYLVAIVAETNRAPFDLPEAESELTAGFHTEYSGMSFSLFVLGEYANMFIVSSVATVFFLGGSSGIPLPYFEYTGVVWFLLKVYTLMFFLVWIRWTYPRTRFDQLMNFCWKYLIPFSLVNLLITVVMVKLL; from the coding sequence ATGGAAATTTTTAACAGTTTACTTCCGGAACTCATTCGGATGGTTGTTTGTGCCGTATGCGGAGCCGCGATTGTCTTCGGCAATGCGTTGGTGATGGGATATGCCGAGCGAAAGCTGGCAGGTCACATCATGTTGCGACCAGGACCCATGGAGGTTGGATTCCATGGTGTGTACCAATTGGTGGTTGACGGCTTGAAGCTGATGGGCAAGCAACTGGTGATCCCCAAAAATGCAGACAGGCCCCTGTTTATGCTGGCTCCACTGCTGGCATTTGCTCCAGTATTCGCCCCTCTGCTGGTGATCCCCTTTAGTGACAAGCTCCAGGGTTTTGATCTTGATATCGGGCTGCTGGTCATTTTGGCTCTTGCATCGATAAATCTTCTGGCGGTTTTGATCGGGGGCTGGTCATCAAATAATAAATATTCACTGTTTGGTGCCTTTCGAGCTGTTTCCCAGAATGTTGCCTATGAAATCCCGATGCTGCTCTCATTGCTGTCAATTATCTTCATGACGAATACGTTTAGTTTGAAGGGGGTTGTTGCTGCACAGAGTCCAGTCTGGTTTATTGTCGTTCAGCCTTTGGCATTTTTAATTTACCTGGTCGCTATCGTTGCTGAAACCAACCGGGCTCCTTTTGACTTGCCTGAGGCTGAAAGTGAGCTGACTGCCGGTTTTCATACCGAATATAGTGGTATGAGCTTCAGTCTGTTTGTGTTGGGCGAGTATGCCAACATGTTCATCGTCAGTAGCGTCGCCACGGTATTCTTTCTTGGTGGAAGTTCGGGAATTCCATTGCCGTACTTTGAATACACCGGGGTTGTCTGGTTTCTGCTAAAGGTTTATACGCTGATGTTCTTTTTGGTCTGGATTCGCTGGACCTACCCGAGAACGCGTTTCGACCAGTTGATGAACTTTTGTTGGAAATATCTGATTCCGTTCTCACTGGTTAACCTTCTTATTACTGTCGTGATGGTGAAGCTACTATGA
- a CDS encoding NADH-quinone oxidoreductase subunit I, with protein MKSYFSELFKGAWSLIIGLKVTIKALFSPIVTCQYPREKLEITPNYRGHIDLIKFADTGTHKCISCGSCMRECPSDCIVVEGEKREGVKGKALVVFTLNFTKCSLCGACVEVCPTKALEYSDEYELAGYAREDFHYDLLKRVEERE; from the coding sequence ATGAAATCCTATTTCTCAGAGCTGTTTAAGGGAGCATGGAGCCTTATCATTGGCCTGAAGGTCACTATCAAGGCGTTATTCTCTCCGATTGTTACCTGTCAGTATCCTCGCGAAAAATTGGAGATCACTCCTAACTATCGCGGTCATATTGATCTGATCAAGTTTGCTGATACCGGCACTCATAAATGTATTTCTTGCGGCAGCTGTATGCGCGAATGTCCATCCGATTGCATTGTCGTTGAGGGTGAAAAGCGTGAAGGAGTTAAAGGCAAGGCGTTAGTCGTCTTTACTCTGAATTTCACTAAATGCAGCTTATGCGGCGCTTGCGTTGAGGTCTGCCCAACCAAGGCTCTTGAGTATTCCGACGAATATGAACTGGCCGGGTATGCACGTGAGGACTTTCACTACGATCTCTTGAAGAGAGTGGAGGAACGGGAATGA
- a CDS encoding NADH-quinone oxidoreductase subunit J: MIVYKYLAEVLFYALVCLTFAGGILAVRSKMLMHAVLGLAATLFGVAGLYFHLGSPFLAMMQILIYVGAVCIIIVLGVMLGNTPDQLATKNLTGRNLPLALLTCTIGFISLFIAVISRTEFTPATEKIGDMSIAFVGESLLLQYCLAFELISVILLTAIIGAIILARGGREGRSS; the protein is encoded by the coding sequence ATGATAGTTTATAAGTACCTCGCCGAAGTCCTCTTTTATGCTTTGGTGTGTTTGACATTTGCAGGGGGCATTTTGGCGGTCAGATCAAAAATGCTTATGCATGCTGTTCTGGGGCTGGCCGCGACACTGTTTGGTGTCGCTGGTCTTTACTTTCACCTGGGCAGCCCCTTTCTCGCTATGATGCAGATTCTGATTTATGTTGGCGCCGTTTGTATCATCATTGTTCTTGGAGTCATGTTGGGTAACACTCCTGATCAACTGGCGACTAAGAATCTGACAGGACGAAACCTGCCGTTGGCTTTGCTGACTTGCACTATCGGTTTTATTTCACTGTTTATAGCTGTCATCAGTCGAACAGAATTTACACCAGCAACAGAAAAAATTGGTGATATGTCGATTGCATTTGTCGGTGAAAGTCTGCTTTTGCAATATTGTCTGGCCTTTGAATTAATTTCGGTCATATTGCTAACCGCTATTATTGGTGCCATTATTCTGGCCCGTGGTGGTCGAGAGGGAAGGTCATCATGA
- the nuoK gene encoding NADH-quinone oxidoreductase subunit NuoK, with protein MMISANLNTYLIIAAVLLFIGVYGMVQHRSLIGILISSEFILNGAALNFMAFNSFVAPNPAVGQIFTLFIMGIAAAEAAIAVSIIIAVYRKYQSEDPEDLQDMKM; from the coding sequence ATGATGATCAGTGCCAATTTAAATACTTATCTGATTATTGCTGCGGTTTTGCTGTTTATCGGTGTATACGGCATGGTGCAACACCGCTCGTTGATTGGTATTTTGATTTCCAGTGAATTTATTCTAAACGGTGCAGCTTTGAACTTTATGGCATTTAACAGCTTTGTTGCTCCTAACCCTGCAGTTGGGCAAATTTTCACTCTGTTTATCATGGGAATTGCCGCAGCTGAAGCAGCGATAGCAGTCAGTATAATTATCGCGGTGTACCGTAAATATCAAAGTGAAGATCCTGAGGATCTTCAGGACATGAAGATGTGA